A genome region from Variovorax paradoxus includes the following:
- a CDS encoding GntR family transcriptional regulator yields the protein MAISASEISARIVEAVMAQKLAPGSRLGEQQLAMLFDCSRTIVREALTRLAARGIVTVSARRGWFVIEPSQDEAREAFEARRVIELGLIRSAGAGKLAKTALRQLKVHLQREKAALKESDVGNRSFLLGDFHVCLAECLGNSLLADTLRDYTARTTLIAMLYQSTHDAVQSCEDHVQIVAALERGDHAAAESLMAAHIGTVQSALRVQAPTDPLAQLRDALAPLPDTAAPSPAPKRRKAAPSTDSDSDSSTYLGALL from the coding sequence ATGGCCATCTCCGCATCCGAAATCAGTGCACGCATCGTCGAAGCGGTGATGGCGCAGAAGCTCGCGCCGGGTTCGCGCCTGGGCGAGCAGCAGCTGGCCATGCTCTTCGACTGCAGCCGCACCATCGTGCGCGAGGCGCTCACCCGGCTGGCAGCGCGCGGCATCGTCACCGTGAGCGCGCGCCGCGGATGGTTCGTCATCGAGCCGTCGCAGGACGAGGCACGCGAGGCCTTCGAGGCGCGGCGCGTCATCGAACTGGGCCTCATCCGGAGTGCAGGCGCGGGCAAGCTCGCGAAGACCGCGCTGCGCCAGCTCAAGGTGCACCTGCAGCGCGAGAAGGCGGCCCTGAAGGAAAGCGACGTTGGCAACCGCAGCTTCCTGCTGGGCGACTTCCACGTCTGCCTGGCCGAATGCCTCGGAAACTCGCTGCTGGCCGACACGCTGCGCGACTACACGGCGCGCACCACGCTGATCGCCATGCTCTATCAGTCCACGCACGATGCGGTGCAGTCGTGCGAAGACCACGTGCAGATCGTCGCGGCATTGGAGCGCGGCGACCACGCCGCCGCCGAGTCGCTGATGGCGGCGCACATCGGCACGGTGCAGTCGGCACTGCGCGTGCAAGCGCCCACCGACCCGCTGGCGCAGTTGCGCGATGCGCTGGCGCCGCTGCCCGACACCGCTGCGCCATCGCCCGCACCGAAACGCCGCAAGGCAGCCCCGTCCACCGATTCCGATTCCGACTCTTCGACCTACCTAGGAGCCCTGCTATGA
- a CDS encoding transporter substrate-binding domain-containing protein: MTFPLSKRHLALAVASLAMLAAAGAAQAQNALDNVLKARTIKIAVPTDYPPYGSVDRNMKPQGLDVEMAELIAAKLGVKIELVPVTSANRIPYLQTRKADLVISTLGKNAEREKVIDFSSAYAPFFQAVYAGKSMKLTSFADMAGKTVAVTRGAMEDQELNKVAPPNVDYRRFEDNNATIAAFVAGQTQTIATSAAVAGDMLAKNPKVSAEFKLLLKDSPCFVGIAKGETALKTKVNEIIAAAKKDGTLDAMSKKWLGKAAGDLPV; encoded by the coding sequence ATGACCTTCCCGCTTTCCAAACGCCACCTCGCGCTCGCAGTGGCCTCGCTGGCCATGCTGGCCGCCGCCGGTGCCGCCCAGGCCCAGAACGCACTCGACAACGTGCTCAAGGCCAGGACCATCAAGATCGCCGTGCCCACCGACTACCCGCCCTACGGCTCGGTCGACAGGAACATGAAGCCGCAAGGCCTCGACGTGGAGATGGCCGAGCTCATCGCCGCCAAGCTGGGTGTGAAGATCGAGCTGGTGCCGGTGACCAGCGCCAACCGCATCCCGTACCTGCAGACCCGCAAGGCGGACCTGGTGATCTCCACGCTCGGCAAGAACGCGGAGCGCGAGAAGGTGATCGACTTCTCGTCGGCCTATGCGCCCTTCTTCCAGGCCGTGTACGCCGGCAAGAGCATGAAGCTCACCAGCTTCGCCGACATGGCAGGCAAGACCGTGGCCGTGACGCGCGGCGCGATGGAAGACCAGGAGCTCAACAAGGTCGCGCCGCCGAACGTCGACTACCGCCGCTTCGAGGACAACAACGCCACCATCGCCGCCTTCGTGGCCGGCCAGACGCAGACCATCGCAACCAGCGCGGCCGTGGCCGGCGACATGCTCGCCAAGAACCCGAAGGTCAGCGCCGAATTCAAGCTGCTGCTGAAGGACAGCCCCTGCTTCGTCGGCATCGCCAAGGGCGAGACCGCGCTGAAGACCAAGGTCAACGAGATCATCGCGGCGGCCAAGAAGGACGGCACGCTCGATGCCATGTCGAAGAAGTGGCTCGGCAAGGCAGCCGGCGACCTCCCCGTCTGA
- a CDS encoding amino acid ABC transporter permease — protein MNIEFDFGAVLSEWPLLLRGVAWTIGLTAVGTVLGMVVGTFCAWARSGGPKWLRLVVGTYVELIRNTPFIVQLFFIFFGLPAAGVKLSPEVASVIAMVMNLGAYSTEIIRAGIEATPKGQIEAAVSLALSKAQVFLRVVLPPALKKVWPAMVSQIVIVMLGSAVCGQISTEELSYAANLIQSRNFRAFEAFIIATLIYLVLSVALRRLLDWAGPKFFFGR, from the coding sequence ATGAACATCGAGTTTGATTTCGGTGCGGTGCTCTCCGAGTGGCCGCTGCTGCTGCGCGGCGTGGCTTGGACCATCGGCCTCACGGCCGTGGGCACGGTGCTGGGCATGGTCGTGGGCACCTTCTGCGCATGGGCGCGATCGGGCGGGCCGAAGTGGCTGCGGCTCGTGGTGGGCACGTACGTGGAGCTGATCCGCAACACACCCTTCATCGTGCAACTGTTCTTCATCTTCTTCGGGCTGCCGGCCGCGGGCGTGAAGCTCTCGCCGGAAGTGGCCTCGGTGATCGCGATGGTGATGAACCTGGGCGCGTATTCCACCGAGATCATCCGCGCCGGCATCGAGGCCACGCCCAAGGGCCAGATCGAAGCCGCCGTGAGCCTGGCGCTGAGCAAGGCGCAGGTGTTCCTGCGCGTGGTGCTGCCGCCGGCGCTCAAGAAGGTGTGGCCCGCGATGGTGAGCCAGATCGTCATCGTGATGCTGGGCTCGGCGGTGTGCGGGCAGATTTCCACCGAGGAACTTAGCTACGCCGCCAACCTCATCCAGAGCCGCAACTTCCGCGCCTTCGAGGCTTTCATCATCGCCACGCTGATCTATCTCGTGCTGTCGGTCGCGCTGCGCCGGCTGCTCGACTGGGCGGGGCCGAAGTTCTTCTTCGGCCGTTGA
- a CDS encoding amino acid ABC transporter permease: protein MVDFSLWDILRNLLMALRWTVVLSLIAFVGGGLVGALLLFLRLRGGKAANRAVGLYVQLFQGTPLLMQLFLAYFGIALFGIDVSAWTAASVALTLYTSAFLAEIWRGCVASIPKGQWEASGSLALSFGEQMRHVILPQAVKIAIAPTVGFLVQVIKGTALASVIGFVELTKAGSMISNATFKPFVVFSCVALLYFVLCFPVSLYAKTLERKTHGRRA from the coding sequence ATGGTCGATTTCTCTCTCTGGGACATCCTGCGCAACCTGCTGATGGCGCTGCGCTGGACCGTCGTGCTCTCGCTCATCGCCTTCGTAGGCGGCGGCCTCGTGGGCGCGCTGCTGCTGTTCCTGCGGCTGCGCGGCGGCAAGGCCGCGAACAGGGCGGTGGGCCTGTACGTGCAGCTCTTCCAGGGCACCCCGCTGCTGATGCAGCTCTTCCTGGCCTACTTCGGCATCGCGCTGTTCGGCATCGACGTGTCGGCATGGACGGCCGCCAGCGTGGCGCTCACGCTGTACACCAGCGCGTTTCTCGCCGAGATCTGGCGCGGCTGCGTGGCTTCGATTCCCAAGGGCCAATGGGAGGCATCGGGCAGCCTGGCCTTGAGCTTCGGCGAACAGATGCGCCATGTGATCCTGCCGCAGGCCGTGAAGATCGCCATTGCGCCCACCGTGGGCTTCCTGGTGCAGGTCATCAAGGGAACGGCGCTGGCGTCGGTGATCGGTTTTGTCGAACTCACCAAGGCCGGCAGCATGATTTCGAACGCCACCTTCAAGCCTTTCGTGGTGTTCAGCTGCGTGGCCCTGCTTTATTTCGTGCTGTGCTTTCCCGTGAGCCTGTACGCCAAGACCCTCGAGAGGAAGACCCATGGCCGCCGTGCTTGA